The segment GGATGTGTTCCAGGGTGGCCTTGAGCGTGACCAGGGTGGTCAGTTTGCCCTCACTCAGGGCGGGCTTGGCCGCCTCGATGTACCAGTCGCAGAACTCGTCCCAGGTAAAGGCATAGAGGGTGCGAATGGCCGCGCCAATGTCAAAGTCGTCCAGGTGGGCGCTGGCCTCGGCGGTGACCGCGTTCAGGCGCGAGAGAATCCAGCGGTCAGCCAGCGAGAGGTCGGGGCGGGCGCGCACGGCGTCAATCGCGTCGCGGCTGCGCATGGCCTCGCCGGCAGTGTCGTCCAGGGCGCTTTGCACGTACCGAATGAGCGCCTCGTCCTCGTCGCTGCCTGCGGTTTGCAGGTTGGGCAGGGCCTCTGAAAGGCGCAGCAGGGCAAAGCGCGCGGCGTTCCACAGCTTGTTGGCAAAGTTGCGTCCCTGCTCAAAGCGCCGGGGGTCGTGCTTGATGTCCTGCCCGCCGGTCGACAGGAAGGCGAAGGCAAAGCGGCTGGCGTCCACGCCGTACTGGTCAAACAGCTCCAGGGGGTCCAGGCCGTTGCCCTTGCTCTTGGACATCTTCTGGCCTTTGCTGTCCAGGTACAGGCCGTGGAGCATCACCGTCTTGAACGGCGCCTGGCCGGTCAGGCCGTAGGCCGCCATCTGCATGCGGGCCACCCAGAAGAACAGGATGTCGTAGCCGGTCACCAGCACCTGCGTCGGGTAGAACTTGCGGAAGTCCTCGTGGTCGGTGTCAGGCCAGCCCAGCGTGGAAAAGGGCCACAGGTTGCTGCTAAACCAGGTGTCAAACACGTCGGGGTCGCGCCGCAGGGTCAGGTGGGCGTAGCGGGGGTCCTGGTCGCAGTCGAGGTCGGGGGTCTCGGGGTCGGGCACGTAGAGATTGCCCTCTTCGTCGTACCAGGCCGGAATCTGGTGGCCCCACCACAGCTGCCGGGAGATGTTCCAGTCGCGGATGTTCTCCAGCCAGTCGCGGTTGACCTTGGCATAGCGCTCGGGGGTCAGCTGGATGTCGCCCGCGTCCAGCCCTGCAAGCACCTGCTCGGCAAAGGGCTTCATCTTCACGAACCACTGCTCGCTCACGATGGGCTCGACTGGCACCTTGGTGCGCTCGGACAGGCCAATGGCCGTGTCGTGGTCCTTTTCTTCCAGCAGGTCGCCGGACTCGGTGAGGGCCTTCACCACGGCCTTACGGGCGGCGAAGCGCTCCAGGCCCCGGAACTCGGCGGGCACCAGCTCACTGGTCAGATTGCCGTGCAGATCAATGACACTGGGCCGGGCCAGGCCGTGCCGCTCGCCAATCTCAAAGTCAGTGGGGTCGTGGGCCGGCGTGATTTTCAGGGCGCCCACGCCAAATTCCATCTCGACGGCCTCGTCGGCGATGATGGGCACGTAGCGCTCTGTCAGGGGAATGCGCGCCTCCTGACCGATCAGGTGGGCAAAGCGGGGGTCATTCGGGTGAACGGCAATCGCCTGGTCGGCAAAGATGGTCTCCGGGCGCACGGTGGCGATGCGGATTTCGCCGGCCTCGCCGTTGCTGGGCGCCGCCTGGGGGTCACGCAGTTTGTACGACAGGGTGGACATCTTCCCTTTGCGGACTTCACGGTCAATTTCCAGTTCCGAGAGGGTGGTCTGCGCCGCCGGGTCCCAGTTCACGATGCGCTCGCCCCGGTAGGCGAAGCCGCTGTGGTACAGCCGCACGAACTGGTGACGCACGGCGCGCGACAGCCCCTCGTCCATCGTGAAGCGCTCACGGGTCCAGTCGGCACTCACGCCCAGGCGCGAGAGCTGATTCAGAATCATGCCCCCAGACTCGGCCTTCCAGGTCCAGACCCGCTCCAGAAAGCCCTCACGGCCCAGGTCGTGGCGCGAGGTGCCCTGGTCACGCAGTTGCCGCTCCACAACCACCTGTGTGGAAATACCCGCGTGGTCCATGCCGGGCAGGTACAGCGCCTCGAACCCCTGCATGCGCTTGTAGCGAATCAGGGTGTCAATGAGGGTGTTGTCCAGCGCGTGCCCCAGATGCAGGTTGCCCGTCACGTTGGGCGGCGGAATCACGATGGTAAAGGGCTCTTTGCCGCTGGTGGCGTCGGCGCGGAACGGCTCGGTGCGCCATTTAGACGCCCAGCCCGGCTCGATGGCCTGCGGGTCAAACTGCTTGGCCAGGGTGGAGGCGTCGGTCTCGGGGGCGTCGGGGGTCTGGGTGAGGTCAGTCATGGCAAGGCTCCTGTGGGGTGGGCTCCGGGTCGGCCAGGGTCAGCAGATGGGGCAGGGCGGCTTCATACCCGAAGCCGGGAATCAGGCCGTGGTCAGCCTGAAGCACGAAGCGGCAGTGGAAGGTCATGCCGGCGTCGGTCTCGCCGGCAGTCACGACATGGGGCCAGTCGTCGGGGGTGGCCGGCGGCGCGGCCAGCCAGAAGTAGTGCCAGACCTGCGAGGTCTCACCGCCCGTCTCCTGGCGGCGCGTCCAGTGAAAAGACGCCAGGTGCACGGGACCCGACAGCCTCAGCCCGGTTTCTTCCCAGGCTTCGCGCACCGCCGCCTCAGCCGGGGTCTCGCCGGGGTCTACCCCGCCCGCCGGCACCTGAATGCCTGCGTCGGGGTACATGGGCGGGTGCTCAAAGACCAGCAGTTCGTGGGGCGCGCGGGTGACGTAGGTCAGGACCCGCTGGCGCCAGCCACGCTGCTCGGCCAGCGCTGCCGCTTCTGGCAGCGGCAATTCATATCCAGTGGTCTGTGCTGTGGTCATGGCTGCCTCCTCCAGACAACGAAAAAACGTCCCGTCCGCCGGCGTAGGCCGGATGCGGACGAGACGAAAACAGGTCCCGTGGTACCACCGCGTTTCCCCCACTGGCGGCGGGGGCACTTTGCGCGCGCTGTGCCGGGCGCACCCGGAGGGGTCTAGTGGGCCGCCGGCAGGCTGGCGGGCCGTTCTTCCCTCATGCTCGCGGGCGACGTTCGCCGGGTGCCGTTTCCGCCGGCCCTCTCAGTCGCGGGGCGGGCTTCCTGTGGTGGCTGTCCCGGTTACTCTTCCCGGTCACTGCTGCCTGGGAGTCTACGCGCCGCGCGGGGGCGTTTTCAATCCGCCTCCTGGCCCATAGGCGCCCAGGCCCCCCAGCCGGCACCCTGAGCAGATGCCAGAACATGACTGGGCCGGCCTGACCCTGTACCACCGCGCGGTGCGGGACGTGCGCGGCGACCGCCTGTGGCCTCTGAACCGGCTGCGTGACCTTCACCCCGAGGTCTACGCCCGTGAAGTGGCCAAGTACGCCGGGCGCCAGGCCCTGCTGACCGAACGGGTGGAGCGCCTGAACTGCCTGTGGAACGACGTACTGTTCTTCGCGCCGGTGCATCCGGGCCCCCTGCTGGACGCGGTGCGGAGCACGGGACGGGCCGTGCCATCCGTGCGGTTCTGGTCGCTGCCGGCCTCAGCGCTGGACCCGGCGCGGGCCTGCGTGCGGCTGGTGCGGCCCTGG is part of the Deinococcus betulae genome and harbors:
- a CDS encoding NUDIX hydrolase; amino-acid sequence: MTTAQTTGYELPLPEAAALAEQRGWRQRVLTYVTRAPHELLVFEHPPMYPDAGIQVPAGGVDPGETPAEAAVREAWEETGLRLSGPVHLASFHWTRRQETGGETSQVWHYFWLAAPPATPDDWPHVVTAGETDAGMTFHCRFVLQADHGLIPGFGYEAALPHLLTLADPEPTPQEPCHD
- a CDS encoding valine--tRNA ligase; the encoded protein is MTDLTQTPDAPETDASTLAKQFDPQAIEPGWASKWRTEPFRADATSGKEPFTIVIPPPNVTGNLHLGHALDNTLIDTLIRYKRMQGFEALYLPGMDHAGISTQVVVERQLRDQGTSRHDLGREGFLERVWTWKAESGGMILNQLSRLGVSADWTRERFTMDEGLSRAVRHQFVRLYHSGFAYRGERIVNWDPAAQTTLSELEIDREVRKGKMSTLSYKLRDPQAAPSNGEAGEIRIATVRPETIFADQAIAVHPNDPRFAHLIGQEARIPLTERYVPIIADEAVEMEFGVGALKITPAHDPTDFEIGERHGLARPSVIDLHGNLTSELVPAEFRGLERFAARKAVVKALTESGDLLEEKDHDTAIGLSERTKVPVEPIVSEQWFVKMKPFAEQVLAGLDAGDIQLTPERYAKVNRDWLENIRDWNISRQLWWGHQIPAWYDEEGNLYVPDPETPDLDCDQDPRYAHLTLRRDPDVFDTWFSSNLWPFSTLGWPDTDHEDFRKFYPTQVLVTGYDILFFWVARMQMAAYGLTGQAPFKTVMLHGLYLDSKGQKMSKSKGNGLDPLELFDQYGVDASRFAFAFLSTGGQDIKHDPRRFEQGRNFANKLWNAARFALLRLSEALPNLQTAGSDEDEALIRYVQSALDDTAGEAMRSRDAIDAVRARPDLSLADRWILSRLNAVTAEASAHLDDFDIGAAIRTLYAFTWDEFCDWYIEAAKPALSEGKLTTLVTLKATLEHILKLLHPFMPFVTSELYAALGHRRQVALHNWPRPEATLHDAEAEAAFEALRAAVAAARSLKSELGLSPQDRLNVVVEGDLAATVHDNARVVEGMARVALVPSLDGRTLSLPLRGVTVRAPLEGTVDIADWVGKQKKRLVEFDKQIKQAQGKLGNEGFVARAPAEVIEEEKRRVVDFSARKERLEQVLAQFA